The DNA sequence TAAGTGTCtacctgttggtgtgtgtctacttgttggtgtgtgtctacctgttggtgtgtgtctactTGTTAGTAAGTGTctacctgtgggtgtgtgtctactTATTAGTAAGTGTCtacctgttggtgtgtgtctacctgtgggtgtgtgtctacctgttggtgtgtgtctactTGTTGGTAAGTGTCtacctgttggtgtgtgtctacctgttggtgtgtgtctacctgttggtgtgtgtctactTGTTAGTAAGTGTctacctgtgggtgtgtgtctactTATTAGTAAGTGTCtacctgttggtgtgtgtctacCTGTAGGTGTGTGTCTACTTGTTGGTAAGTGTCtacctgttggtgtgtgtctacctgttggtgtgtgtctacctgtgggtgtgtgtctacctgttggtgtgtgtctactTGTTGGTAAGTGTCtacctgttggtgtgtgtctacctgttggtgtgtgtctactTGTTAGTAAGTGTctacctgtgggtgtgtgtctactTGTTAGTAAGTGTctacctgtgggtgtgtgtctacttgttggtgtgtgtctacctgttggtgtgtgtctactTGTTAGTAAGTGTctacctgtgggtgtgtgtctactTGTTAGTAAGTGTctacctgtgggtgtgtgtctacttgttggtgtgtgtctacctgttggtgtgtgtctactTGTTAGTAAGTGTctacctgtgggtgtgtgtctactTGTTAGTAAGTGTctacctgtgggtgtgtgtctacttgttggtgtgtgtctactTGTTGGTAAGTGTCTACCTGTTGGTAAGTGTCtacctgttggtgtgtgtctacctgttggtgtgtgtctactTCTTGGTGTATGTctacctgtgggtgtgtgtctacctgtgggtgtgtgtctacctgtgggtgtgtgtctacttgtgggtgtgtgtctacctgttggtgtgtgtctacctgttggtgtgtgtctacctgtgggtgtgtgtctacttgttggtgtgtgtctacctgttggtgtgtgtctacctgtgggtgtgtgtctactTGTTGGTATGTGTCtacctgttggtgtgtgtctacctgtgggtgtgtgtctacttgttggtgtgtgtctacctgtgggtgtgtgtctacttgttggtgtgtgtctacctgttggtgtgtgtcaacctgtgggtgtgtgtctactTGTTGGTATGTGTCtacctgttggtgtgtgtcaacctgtgggtgtgtgtctactTGTTGGTAAGTGTctacctgtgggtgtgtgtctactTGTTGGTAAGTGTCTACCTGTTGGTGTGCGTCaacctgtgggtgtgtgtctactTGTTGGTAAGTGTCtacctgttggtgtgtgtcaacctgtgggtgtgtgtctactTGTTGGTATGTGTCtacctgttggtgtgtgtcaacctgtgggtgtgtgtctactTGTTGGTAAGTGTCtacctgttggtgtgtgtctacctgtgggtgtgtgtctactTGTTGGTAAGTGTCtacctgttggtgtgtgtcaacctgtgggtgtgtgtctactTGTTGGTAAGTGTctacctgtgggtgtgtgtcaacctgtgggtgtgtgtctactTGTTGGTAAGTGTCtacctgttggtgtgtgtcaacctgtgggtgtgtgtctactTGTTGGTATGTGTCtacctgttggtgtgtgtcaacctgtgggtgtgtgtctactTGTTGGTAAGTGTCtacctgttggtgtgtgtctactTGTTGGTAAGTGTCTACCTGTTGGTAAGTGTCTACCTGTTGGTAAGTGTCtacctgttggtgtgtgtctacCTGTTGGTAAGTGTCTACCTGTTGGTAAGTGTCtacctgttggtgtgtgtctacCTGTTGGTAAGTGTCTACTTGTTGGTAAGTGTCTACTTGTTGGTAAGTGTctacctgtgggtgtgtgtctactTGTTGGTAAGTGTCtacctgttggtgtgtgtctacctgtgggtgtgtgtctactTGTTGGTAAGTGTCTACCTGTTGGTAAGTGTCtacctgttggtgtgtgtctacCTGTTGGTAAGTGTCTACTTGTTGGTAAGTGTCTACTTGTTGGTAAGTGTctacctgtgggtgtgtgtctactTGTTGGTAAGTGTCtacctgttggtgtgtgtcaacctgtgggtgtgtgtctactTGTTGGTAAGTGTCTACCTGTTGGTAAGTGTCtacctgttggtgtgtgtctacCTGTTGGTAAGTGTCTACTTGTTGGTAAGTGTCTACTTGTTGGTAAGTGTctacctgtgggtgtgtgtctacttgtgggtgtgtgtctacctgtgggtgtgtgtctacttgttggtgtgtgtcaacctgttggtgtgtgtctactTCTTGGTGTATCTCTACTTGTTAGTGTGTGTCaacctgttggtgtgtgtctacttgttggtgtgtgtcaacctgttggtgtgtgtctactTCTTGGTGTATGTCtacctgttggtgtgtgtctacttgttggtgtgtgtcaacctgttggtgtgtgtctactTCTTGGTGTATGTCTacttgttggtgtgtgtctacctgtgggtgtgtgtctacttgttggtgtgtgtctacctgttggtgtgtgtctacttgttggtgtgtgtcaacctgttggtgtgtgtctactTCTTGGTGTATGTCtacctgttggtgtgtgtctacctgtgggtgtgtgtctacctgtgggtgtgtgtctacctgttggtgtgtgtctatctgttggtgtgtgtgtctacttgttggtgtgtgtcaacctgttggtgtgtgtctactTCTTGGTGTATGTCTacttgttggtgtgtgtctacttgttggtgtgtgtctatctgtgggtgtgtgtctacttgttgatgtgtgtacctgtgggtgtgtgtctacctgtgggtgtgtgtctacctgtgggtgtgtgtccaCTTGTTGATGTGTgtacctgtgggtgtgtgtctacctgtgggtgtgtgtctacttgtgggtgtgtgtctccttgttggtgtgtgtctacctgtgggtgtgtgtctccTTGTTCCTGGCGGCAGATGTTCAGGGCATTCTGGTAGTCCTGTCCCGCCTGGTTCAGGTGCAGCGTTGACGCCCGGTATCGAGCCCGTGAGTCCAAACAAAGACCGAGCAGGAGGCGGGTCTCCTTCCTcagagcctcctcctcctctgagacaacaacaacagcagcttctGAACCACTGATCAGTGTCAGATCCTCTGAACTTCAGGTGTTCAGTAAGAAGTGTTCTGATTGGTCGGACAGAGGGTCATGTGTCTTtaaatgaaaggaaatgaaGTGTCTGAGTTGTTAACATGTTTCAGTCTCACCTGTCCGCTCCTCTGCAggtgtttcctcctgtttctgCAGTTTGGCCTCCAGAGACTCCGTACAGAACCTGAAGCCGTGCTCCACAAGCTccaccctcaaacacacacacatactgtcacTTCTCTGACGGGaagtgaggtcagaggtcagacacATGAACAGCTCAATCTTACTTGTTCTGTTCAGCGTAGATGGTGGCGAGTTTCAGAGACATCTCGATGATGGCGTTGTCGTCCTGGGGCATTCCTCCTGACAGCATGAAGCTCATCGCTGCTTTGAAGAGTTTCTCTGcctgagaagaggaagagaagaaacgACGATGATAATGAAGAGGATAACTAGCTGTTCTACACTCCAGGCTGTCACTGCCGTTGCCATAGTAAAAAAGAGCAGCTTAATACCACAGTGACAGCAACAAACTGAGCTGTGATTTGACAGTTACTCACGTTGTCCAGCTGGCCCTGAACGTAGGCCAGGTTCGCCATCTGAGGGAACAGACAgggagaggtcaaaggtcacagagacagggtcagaggtcatcagaggtcacagtgagcaGGTGTTACCAGGCTGTAGGTGTAGATGATGGCCTGGTTGTTGTGAGTCTGATGAGCCAGCACGACAGCCTGATGGAGGAAACCAGAGGCGGCGTCCAGAATAGTAATGACGATACTACTGACAACGGTACTGACGATAATACTGATGATACTACTGATGATAGTACTGATGATACCACTGACAATAGTACAGATGATAGTACTGATGACACTACTGATGATACTATTGATGACAGTACTGATGATACTACTGATGATAGCAGTGATGATACTTCTGACAATAGTAATGACGATACTACTGACAATGGTACTGATGATAATACTGATGATACTACTTACGATAGTACTGATGATACTACTGACGATACCACTGATGATACTACTGATGATAGTACTGACGATACCACTGATGATACTACTGACGATAGTACTGACGATACTGCTGACGATACTACTGACGATAGTACTGACGATACTACTGACGATAGTACTGACGATACTGCTGACGATACTACTGATGATACTACTGACAATAGTACTGACGTTAGTACCGATGATAGTACTGATGATACCACTGACAATAGTACAGATGATAGTACTGATGACACTACTGATGACAGTACTGATGATAGTGCTGACGATACTACTGACGATACTACTGACAATAGTACTGATGATACTACTGATGATAGCAGTGATGATACTTCTGACAATAGTAATGACGATACTACTGACAATGGTACTGACAATAGTACTGATGATACTACTGATGATACAACTGATGAAAGTACTGATGATACTACTGACAATACTACTGATGATACTACTGATAATAGTACTGATGATACTACTGATGATAGCAGTGATGATACTTCTGACAATAGTAATGACGATACTACTGACAATGGTACTGATGATAATACTGATGATACTACTTACGATAGTACTGATGATACTACTGACGATACTACTGATGATACTACTGACAATAGTACTGACGATAGTACTGATGATAGCACTGATGACACTACTGACGATACCACTGATGATAGTACTGATGATACTACTGATGATACAACTGATGAAAGTACTGATGATACTACTGATACTACTGACAATACTACTGACGATACTACTGACGATACTACTGATGATAGTACTGACAATATTACTGATGATAATACTGATAATACTACTGATGATAGTGCTGACGATACTACTGACAATAGTACTGACGTTActatggatactaatgacgatAATACTGACGACAGTACTAACAATACTGATGACGATAGTAGTGACGATACTGCTGACAATACTTATGCCGATACTGCTGACGATATTTCTGACGATACTGCTGACAATACTGCTGACGATATTTCTGACGATAGAACTGATGATACTGCTGACGATACTGCTGACGATAGTACTGGCGATACTGCTGACGTTACTGTTGACGATAGTGCTGACGATACTGCTGACGATAGTACTGATGATACTGCTGATGATAGTACTGACATTGCTACGGATACTAATGACGATAATACTGACGACAGTACTGACGATACTACTGATGATAGTACTGATGATACtaatgatgataatactgaCGATAGTACTGATGATACTGCTGATGATACTACTGACGATAGTACTGacattactactactactactgctgatGATATTACTGATGATAGTACCAATGATACTACTGATGATAATACTGACGATACTACTGATGATACTACTGACGATAGTACCGATGATACTACTGATGATAATACTGACGATAGTACTGATGATACTGCTGACAATACTGCTGATGATAGTACTGACGATACTACTGATGATAGTACTGACGATACTACTGATGATACTACTGACGATAGTACCGATGATACTACTGATGATAGTACTGACGATACCACTGATGATACTACTGACGATAGTACTGACGATACTACTGATGATACTACTGACGATAGTACTGATGATAGTACTGACGATAGTACTGACGATACTGCTGACGATACTACTGACGATAGTCCTGATGATACTACTGACGATACTACTGATGATAGTACTGACGATACTACTGATGATATTACTGACGATAGTACTGATGATACTACTGACGATACTACTGATGATAGTACTGATGATACTACTGACGATACTACTGATGATAATACTGACGATAGTACTGATGATAGTACTGACGATAGTACTGATGATACTGCTGACAATACTGCTGATGATAGTACTGACGATAGTACTGATGATAGTACTGACGATAGTACTGATGATACTACTGACGATACTACTGATGATACTACTGACGATACTACTGATGATACTACTGACGATAGTACCGATGATACTACTGATGATAATACTGACGATAGTACTGATGATACTACTGACGATACTACTGATGATATTACTGATGATAGTACTGATGATACTACTGATGATAGTACTGACGATAGTACTGATGATACTACTGATGATAGTACTGATGATACTACTGACGATAGTACTGATGATAGTACTGATGATAGTACTGATGATACTACTGATGATACTGCTGACGATACTACGGATGATACTACTGACGATAGTACTGACGATACTGCTGATGATATTACTGATGATACTACTGATGATAGTACTGATGATACTACTGACGATACTACTGACGATAGTACTGACGATAGTACTGACGATACTGCTGACGATACTACTGACGATACTACTGATGATAGTACTGACGATATTTCTGATGATACTGCTGACGATACTTCTGATGATACTGCTGACGACAGTACTGACGATACTACTGACGATACTACTGATGATAGTACTGACGATAATACTGACAATACTGCTGACGATAGTGCTGACGATAATACTGACGATAATACTGACGATACTGCTGACGATACTGCTGATGATACTAATGACGATACTTCTGGCGATACTGCTGACGATACTACTGACGATAGTACTGATGATACTAATGACGATAGTACTGATGATAGTACTGACAATACTGCTGATGATAGTACTGACGATACTGCTGATGATACTAATGACGATACTTCTGACGATAGTACTGATGATACTAATGACGATAGTACTGATGATAGTACTGACAATACTGCTGATGATACTGCTGACGATACTACTGACGATAGTACTGATGATATTAATGACGATAGTACTGATGATAGTACTGACAGTACTGCTGACGATaatgccagggccacactgccaacaatgtgctgcgaagcgcagcacaccgaaattctcgcgcgggCCAGAGCatttccgttcacatcagacgcgcatttctccacgctggtcaACAAGagcttctgctcccagctgttgtctccgtcgcATCTGGGGCTGTTTATCCATCGTGGGTAAGTAAATAACTTCATAAAATTATACgccatgttttccaaacaactgTACATGTATGTCCACTTCTTAGTAATgagtatatgtatataaacacacacacacacacacacacacacagagagatatACAACGCATTTGTCAAGtggggtgttttattttgaaatttgttttattctgaaaattgaccggatgctgttgttgttcctttgtttgacttcctgcctggcttgacacattcgctcgcggctcccGCAGAAAATAAaccagacgccgaaacgatTGCTGCAGCACctgccggtgtggatgacacaatcggttaacatgggcgccgaaattCACCTAGCAGGGGAGATACCATGATCAAGAAGGTGGTTCACCCATGGCGAGGCTCAGTCATTGCACTCCGATTGAGCTGACCTCTGCAAATTACCCAAATGTGGGAATCTGGACTGCAGAACTTCTGGTAGTGGGGGACTGCGCTCGTGCTCTCccctgattttttattttttatttttatttttttttaaatttaagggggcggcagtagctcagtccatagggacttgggttgggaaccggagggtcgcctgttcaagtccccgtccggaccaaaatatggagcgtggactggtggctggagaggtgccagttcacctcctgggcactgccgaggtgcccttgagcaaagcaccgaaccccccaaccgctcagggcgcctgaccaagggcagccccctcactctgacatctctccactttgtgcatgtataggtcctgtgtgtgcatgtgtgtgtctttcagacctgtgtgtaactgacaagcaagagtgaaaacattgaatttcccctcagggggattaataaaggaaataaaattaaaaattaaattaaaattaagaaaggaaactggctttgctttgaggctattcgcagcgcttcgcGGGCGGTGATGGCCCTGGCGTAATACTAACAATACTGCTGACGATGCTGCTGATGATGGTACTACTACAGGTCCTGGTACCTTGGCCTTCTTCAGCAGCAGGATCATGTCATCCTCTTTCCTCTGAGCTTCATCTCGTTGGTCTTCATCTGTACTGCTGAACAAGGAGAATgctgctctctcacacacacacacacacacacacacacacacacacacacacacagtgatgttaCTGATGGACAGGTCAGTGTGACGTCTGTTGGTCTGTGACTGGAGTTCAGATTAAAAACCAAAGGTGTAAAATATTCAAAACTCTGACTGCAGTTTGGTCTGATGAAGATGGGTGTGACTGAACTTACCGACAGCCGCCCACagcactcctcctcctcctcctcctcctcctcctctctgtgtgttgtggAAGTTTCTGGTAAAGGACTCATGTCTGCTGAGATTTACCCAGCAGGCCGAGCGTTTCTCTGGTCTGATAGTTCCTCTGTAGGAGAGGCAGCAGAGACACAATGAGGCAGAGTGATGAAGCTGATGAAGAGCAGCCTCCATGTTTCTGTCACATCAAGAGATCAATAGATTTGCGATGTGCGAGTCACGAACGAATCGTTTGAAACCCGGGATTCTTTTTACTGACTCAGGAGTTACAAGTCGTCGTCTCCATTAACTTGTTCACTGACTCACTAACTGCAGAGAGAAACTAGACAGTCGTTCTCACTGTACACTGAGTTAATGTGTGTGagccccctctcctctctcccctctcctctctcctctcctgtcctcccctcccctctcctctctcccctctcctctctcctctcctctcctcccctcctctcctctcctgtcctcccctcccctcctctcctcccctcctctcctctctcccctctcctctcctcccctcccctcctgtcctcccctcccctcctctcctcccctcctctcctctcctgtcctcctctccctctcctcccctcctctcctgtcctcccctcccctcctctcctctcctgtcctcctctcctctcctcccctcctctcctctcctgtcctcccctcccctcctctcctcccctcctctcctgtctcctgtcctcccctctcctctctcctctcctgtcctcccctgctctcctcctctcctctcctctctcccctctcctctctcccctctcctctcctgtcctcccctcctctcctcccctcctctcctctctcccctctcctctcctcccctcccctcctctctcccctctcctctcctcccctcctctctcccctcccctctcctctctcccctcctctcctcccctcctctcctcctctcccctctcctctcctctctgccctcccctcctctcctccctctcctctctcccctcctctcctctctcccctctcccctcctctcctcccctctcctcctctcctctctcctctcctctctcctcccctctcctcctctcctcctctcctctctcccctccctcctctcctctctcctccctcctctctctcctcctctcctctcctccctcctcctcctctcctctcctcccctcctctcctcctcctcccctctcctctcctctcctcctccctcccctcctctcccctcctcctctctcccctcctctcctctcctcctctcctctctcctctctcccctcctctcctctctccctcccctcctctcccctcctctcctcccctcctcctctcctctcccctctctcccctcctctcctctcctctctcccctcccctcctctcctctcctcctctcctctccgaGTCACAGGCTCAGCAGGGAGAGAGTGCGAGGGAGCTTTGTGCTGCCGGTGAGCTGGAGCTACCTCGCACTCTCTCCCTGCTCACAGAGCCCCTCCCTCACCTGAGGAGTGTGCTCACTCTGGGTGACTGACTCAAGTGACTCGAAAACCTGATTCACTTTAGTGAGTGacctgtctgtccgtctgtcctcGTCAGCTCCGTTTATACATCTAAACACAAACGCAGGTGAGTTAAACACCTGATTGTGTCGCGCAGGCGCATTGTCTTTTAATATGGCGGGTTTAATTCCATTCAAATATCTTTATTGACGTCACTGacagactgaaataaaaaccaaacaacagacaacaaatAAACATCTGACAGAATTTGGTTTATGAACAGGTcgctgctgattggctgacacTTCTGACGCACCCACCGGACGACAGGAAAAGACTCCGTTTCACACCGTTTAACCCGGGTTCACAGAAACCGTAGAAAAAGCCGTGACACGTGACACGCACCTCAGGTGAgtcgcacacacactgaccttccAGGTGAGCTCCGGGTCGCGTGCACTCCTGAACACCTGAACCTGCTCAGACTGAGGACGGAGCTGCGCACACAGGACGCCGCCATCTTGTCTGTTTATATAAGGAGCGGAAGTCACAAGGTCTGACTCCAcaccttcacaataaaagcaccGGAAAACAACACGTGAATAATCTTTATAAGCTGTGGAaccattttaattaaataatttattaattaaaaaaacgtTACTGAGTTGGATTATAATCCTTCTACTGCacaaatatattcatatttacaGGATACACTCACTGTATATGTCTTATTTTAAAACTATTTCTGTTTATTATGTGCACTGGAGCATAATGtccatattttatatttctaaccTACATACTAGTTCTACACACTGACATGTAGCACATAATTTGAACGGACTTTACACACTCAGCACATTACacgttttttaaacattttacataCTGCAGTCAAACTGAATCATAATCTTATTTCTACTCTATAATTCTCTACACTTTACATCGGAGCGACTGTAACACATCAGTGTGAGGGTTATTAAAGTGTTTCTGATTCTGTTTGGCATTAGTGGTAAAATACAATTATTAATTTTCTTGAACtctgaagtgtgtgtttattttctcgTGACAAGATTCCCTGCAAACAGTTCACTGATAAAACACGTCAAAATCTTAATGACAAATTTCACAGGAAGTCTATTTAATATTTATCTATTAACACAATTACATATTCTTATTCACTTccttatgtgttttattttatttgtatcatTTGGAATATTTTTGTTCAACCTGCAATGTTTCATAAATAAGAAACAACAAAGGGTTGTTGAATTAAAActactgattttaattttaCCTAACGATATATAGATCTCCTCTGCTGTCACTGTGATCACCAAGACAAACTCCAGAAAAACAAGATCCCTGAATTTATAAAATATTCTGAACAATTATTGTCTTGCAAAAATCCAAACCTGAaattgtgtgaatgtgaagTCTCAACATTAAATGAGATTAAAAATAAGGTTACTGCAGGATGTGATTCAGATCAGACTGTGATCAATAACCCTGATAAACTAATGACTATCAGCAGTCTGATCAAACAAACTGAAGGAAACAGATTCATGTTcaatattcagtttttattgtttaacagaAGAAAGAacgtgatgatgatgatgatgatgatgaagaagaaacAGGATGTTTAACGTGTTTCTGTTCATACAGGACAGAGTCACTGTTCACCAGGTCACAAGTCAGTCTCAAATCTACACATGAAGTCCTGCATCAGGTCTCTGTTGGCAGTGGAGTCACTGATTGGCTGAAGCCTTTTAAACTTGATTTTAATTGGAGGATGGAGGAAGTCGAGTCGTTCAGTCGAGAGTTCAGTGTCACTGCTGATCAGATCTGACGCCTGTACGT is a window from the Epinephelus fuscoguttatus linkage group LG15, E.fuscoguttatus.final_Chr_v1 genome containing:
- the ttc19 gene encoding tetratricopeptide repeat protein 19, mitochondrial isoform X1: MYSCLENMAYNFMKLFTYPRWINSPRCDGDNSWEQKLLLTSVEKCASDVNGNALARARISVCCASQHIVGSVALALSSAVLSVLSSVLSSLISSVLSSVVSSAVSSAVLSVLSSVLSSLVSSVLSSEVSSLVSSAVSSVLSSAVLSVLSSVLSSLVSSVLSSVVSSAVSPEVSSLVSSAVSSAVSSVLSSVLSSALSSAVLSVLSSVLSSVVSSVVSSVLSSAVSSEVSSAVSSEISSVLSSVVSSVVSSAVSSVLSSVLSSVVSSVVSSVLSSVVSSVISSAVSSVLSSVVSSVVSSAVSSVVSSVLSSVLSSVLSSVVSSVLSSVVSSVLSSVLSSVVSSVLSSVISSVVSSVVSSVLSSVLSSVVSSVLSSVVSSVVSSVVSSVVSSVVSSVLSSVLSSVLSSVLSSAVLSAVSSVLSSVLSSVLSSVLSSVVSSVVSSVLSSVVSSVVSSVLSSVISSVVSSVLSSVVSSVVSSGLSSVVSSAVSSVLSSVLSSVLSSVVSSVVSSVLSSVVSSVVSSVLSSVVSSVLSSVVSSVVSSVLSSVVSSVLSSAVLSAVSSVLSSVLSSVVSSVLSSVVSSVVSSVLSSVVSLVLSSVISSAVVVVVMSVLSSVVSSAVSSVLSSVLSSLVSSVLSSVVSSVLSSVLSSLVSVAMSVLSSAVSSVLSSAVSSALSSTVTSAVSPVLSSAVSSAVSSVLSSEISSAVLSAVSSEISSAVSA
- the ttc19 gene encoding tetratricopeptide repeat protein 19, mitochondrial isoform X2 encodes the protein MAASCVRSSVLSLSRFRCSGVHATRSSPGRGTIRPEKRSACWVNLSRHESFTRNFHNTQRGGGGGGGGGVLWAAVAFSLFSSTDEDQRDEAQRKEDDMILLLKKAKYSIVITILDAASGFLHQAVVLAHQTHNNQAIIYTYSLMANLAYVQGQLDNAEKLFKAAMSFMLSGGMPQDDNAIIEMSLKLATIYAEQNKVELVEHGFRFCTESLEAKLQKQEETPAEERTEEEEALRKETRLLLGLCLDSRARYRASTLHLNQAGQDYQNALNICRQEQGDTHPQTLVLMSDLATVLDLQGRHDDALALVQQAVDLSRSVGHPDQHVLLGNMAGILLHTGRLEDSVRFYHEALSLARQAGDQEAVEQIQEGLKEVKKRRNQERKEEEERKEEEAAAQE